The Variovorax paradoxus genome window below encodes:
- a CDS encoding 2,5-dihydroxypyridine 5,6-dioxygenase, which translates to MPVSDYQMVKAWDQVLKLSKVERGQKVSILCGPHTHPQTLQTATIAAQAAGAVVTRIELQPINAEKAPSRDLMNYLGETPLTNNPVALAAMKNSDIVLDLMLLLFSPEQMEILESGTKILLAVEPPEVLVRAVPTEADRERVLAASKLLKAAKKMHVTSPAGTDVTFKLGDFPTISEYGFCEEPGRWDHWPSGFLFTFANEGGSDGTIVIDRGDILLPQKNYVSDKITMRLREGFVRSIEGDIDAALLREFMEAYKDPEAYAIAHIGWGMQPRCFWHTLSLVDREATSGQDARAFEGNFLFSLGPNNEAGGTRTTPCHLDIPLRNCTVELDDVVVVRNGKVIDEAFQ; encoded by the coding sequence ATGCCAGTCAGCGACTATCAAATGGTCAAGGCCTGGGACCAGGTTCTGAAGCTCAGCAAGGTGGAGCGCGGACAGAAGGTCTCGATCCTGTGCGGTCCCCACACCCATCCGCAAACGCTTCAAACCGCCACCATTGCAGCTCAAGCCGCGGGCGCAGTCGTGACCAGGATCGAGCTGCAGCCTATCAACGCGGAGAAGGCCCCGAGCCGCGACCTCATGAACTACCTGGGGGAAACGCCGCTCACCAACAACCCCGTCGCTCTCGCGGCCATGAAGAACAGCGACATCGTCCTGGACTTGATGCTGCTGCTGTTCTCGCCAGAGCAGATGGAGATCCTCGAATCGGGAACGAAGATCCTTCTTGCCGTCGAGCCGCCCGAGGTGCTGGTTCGGGCGGTGCCAACCGAGGCCGACCGCGAACGCGTGCTCGCCGCGTCGAAGCTGCTCAAGGCCGCTAAAAAGATGCACGTGACCTCGCCGGCCGGCACGGACGTGACTTTCAAGCTCGGCGACTTCCCGACCATCTCCGAATACGGTTTCTGCGAAGAGCCCGGGCGCTGGGACCACTGGCCGAGCGGTTTCCTCTTCACTTTCGCCAACGAAGGCGGCAGCGACGGCACCATCGTGATCGACCGCGGTGACATCTTGCTACCGCAGAAGAACTACGTCTCCGACAAGATCACGATGCGTCTGCGCGAAGGCTTCGTGCGCAGCATCGAAGGTGACATCGATGCTGCCTTGCTGCGCGAGTTCATGGAGGCCTACAAGGACCCCGAGGCCTACGCCATCGCGCACATCGGATGGGGGATGCAGCCGCGCTGCTTCTGGCACACGCTGTCCCTGGTGGACCGCGAGGCAACTTCCGGGCAGGACGCGCGTGCGTTCGAAGGCAATTTCCTGTTCTCGCTGGGCCCGAACAACGAAGCCGGGGGAACTCGCACCACGCCTTGCCACCTTGACATCCCATTGCGCAACTGCACGGTGGAGCTCGACGACGTCGTCGTGGTTCGCAACGGCAAGGTCATCGACGAGGCTTTCCAATGA
- a CDS encoding amidohydrolase, translated as MNRTPKIALEEHFSAPGFDAYSAKYTRALPADFVARLDARLSDFDDQRLAEMDAGNIEFAVLSQTMPGVQAETDVASAVRRARENNEFLAERVARHPKRFGAFAHVALQDPHEAARELERTVVEHGFKGALINGHTLGRYYEGGEFDVFWERAQALGVPIYLHPNAFSQPPALLEGMPVLQGAVWGWGVETAGHALRLLFGGVFDRYPRLTLLLGHMGEALPYQRRRIDSRFAAYPSGIKLARKPSEYIGSNILITTSGVCSAPALLGAIGELGAQAVLFSVDYPYESTAEACTFIEGAPLDERTRALVCYGNARRLFKLGSPQDLALLQI; from the coding sequence GCCCCTGGCTTCGATGCGTACTCTGCCAAGTACACACGCGCATTGCCAGCCGACTTCGTGGCTCGGCTCGACGCTAGGCTGAGCGACTTCGACGACCAGCGCCTGGCCGAGATGGACGCCGGAAACATCGAGTTCGCCGTGCTGTCGCAGACGATGCCCGGCGTGCAGGCCGAGACGGATGTTGCTTCCGCCGTCCGGCGCGCACGCGAGAACAACGAGTTCCTCGCCGAGCGCGTGGCGCGCCATCCGAAACGATTCGGCGCCTTTGCCCATGTGGCATTGCAGGACCCGCACGAGGCTGCGCGAGAGCTGGAGCGCACGGTCGTAGAGCACGGCTTCAAGGGTGCGTTGATCAACGGCCATACCCTGGGGCGCTACTACGAGGGCGGCGAATTCGATGTGTTTTGGGAGCGCGCACAGGCGCTTGGCGTGCCCATCTACCTGCATCCCAACGCGTTCAGCCAGCCACCGGCGCTGCTGGAAGGCATGCCGGTGCTCCAGGGAGCCGTCTGGGGATGGGGCGTGGAGACGGCAGGGCACGCCCTGCGCCTGCTGTTCGGCGGGGTGTTCGATCGTTACCCGCGACTGACCCTGTTGCTGGGCCACATGGGCGAGGCCCTGCCATATCAACGCCGGCGCATCGACAGCCGCTTCGCTGCCTATCCCTCGGGCATCAAGTTGGCACGCAAGCCCAGCGAGTACATCGGCAGCAACATCCTGATCACGACATCTGGCGTGTGCTCCGCGCCGGCACTGCTTGGCGCTATTGGCGAGCTCGGTGCGCAAGCCGTGCTCTTCTCCGTGGACTATCCCTACGAGTCCACCGCCGAGGCTTGCACCTTCATTGAAGGGGCGCCGCTCGATGAGCGAACTCGTGCGCTGGTCTGCTACGGCAATGCCCGCCGGCTCTTCAAGCTGGGCAGCCCGCAGGATCTGGCGCTCCTACAGATCTGA